In the genome of bacterium, one region contains:
- a CDS encoding trehalose-6-phosphate synthase, whose amino-acid sequence MTQSKNTRLVAISNRLPVALSRKGDAWSVEPGSGGLVTAMAPVLRDRGGLWIGWPGTSEQVDLDTVLGDASLTTGYDLIPVEMNAEEVTSYYEGFSNQIIWPLFHDMHSHCTFDPEFWYSYIRVNAKFADRILDHTSNKDYIWVHDYHLFHVGKFLRERERGYRIGFFLHIPFPPMDIFVRLPWRMEILDALMEYDLVGFQTYRDRKNFLDCLQRSYPNTKVTGRGTVVQVAFKDRVVRVGYFPISIDYRNFVEGTNSEGTMEWYQSLKEKFSNHTVILGVDRMDFTKGIQERLEGYRNTLERYPDLREKVIFTQVLVPSRHSLTSYQILKARIDRLIGEINGQFATLEWDPIRYLYRSLEHNELLALYHLADIALVTPLKDGMNLVAKEYCACSLQNNGVLILSEFAGAAAELHSGALLVNPHDSEGIADALYYAFTMDYDEKQTRMKKMRQIVRRRDIFRWVDSFLQAAFARNLNDFPPVKEEYVPGVSGEDFAGMLKE is encoded by the coding sequence GTGACCCAGTCGAAAAATACTCGACTCGTCGCCATCTCCAACCGCCTCCCCGTCGCCCTTTCCAGAAAGGGTGACGCATGGTCGGTGGAGCCCGGTTCTGGCGGCCTGGTGACCGCTATGGCCCCTGTCCTGAGGGACCGGGGAGGGCTCTGGATCGGGTGGCCCGGCACCTCGGAGCAGGTTGATTTAGACACGGTTCTCGGGGACGCCTCCCTGACCACCGGATACGACCTCATCCCCGTGGAAATGAACGCGGAGGAGGTCACCAGCTATTATGAAGGGTTCTCCAACCAGATCATCTGGCCCCTCTTTCACGACATGCATTCCCACTGCACCTTTGACCCGGAGTTCTGGTATTCCTACATCCGGGTCAACGCCAAGTTCGCCGACCGGATTCTGGACCACACCTCCAACAAGGACTACATCTGGGTTCACGATTACCACCTCTTTCACGTCGGCAAGTTTTTGCGGGAGCGGGAACGCGGCTACCGGATCGGCTTTTTCCTGCACATTCCCTTTCCCCCCATGGACATCTTCGTCAGACTCCCCTGGAGGATGGAGATCCTCGACGCCCTGATGGAGTACGATCTGGTTGGGTTCCAGACCTACCGTGACCGGAAGAATTTCCTCGACTGCCTTCAGCGCTCATACCCCAACACCAAGGTCACCGGGCGGGGAACGGTGGTCCAGGTCGCCTTCAAGGACCGTGTCGTGCGGGTGGGCTACTTCCCTATCAGCATTGACTACCGGAACTTCGTCGAGGGCACAAACTCCGAAGGGACCATGGAATGGTATCAGTCCCTCAAGGAGAAGTTCAGTAACCACACCGTCATCCTCGGCGTGGATCGCATGGATTTCACCAAAGGTATCCAGGAACGGCTCGAGGGGTACCGGAACACCCTGGAGCGCTATCCGGACTTGAGGGAAAAGGTCATTTTCACCCAGGTCCTGGTCCCGAGCCGCCACTCCCTGACCAGTTACCAGATCCTCAAAGCGCGCATCGACAGGCTCATCGGAGAGATCAACGGCCAGTTCGCGACCCTGGAGTGGGACCCGATCCGTTATCTTTACCGCAGCCTCGAGCACAACGAACTGCTGGCCCTGTACCACCTCGCCGACATCGCCCTGGTCACCCCGTTAAAGGACGGAATGAACCTGGTAGCCAAGGAGTACTGCGCCTGCAGCCTTCAGAACAACGGAGTCCTCATCCTCAGCGAGTTTGCCGGCGCGGCGGCTGAGCTTCACAGCGGTGCGCTGCTGGTCAACCCCCACGACTCCGAGGGGATCGCCGACGCGCTTTACTACGCCTTTACCATGGACTACGATGAGAAACAGACCCGGATGAAAAAAATGCGCCAGATCGTCCGCCGCAGGGATATCTTCCGGTGGGTCGACTCCTTCCTGCAGGCTGCCTTCGCCCGGAACCTCAACGACTTTCCGCCGGTGAAAGAAGAGTATGTTCCGGGAGTCAGCGGCGAGGATTTCGCCGGCATGCTGAAGGAGTAG
- a CDS encoding glycosyltransferase — translation MSNLLDRYGETAGKDVIRQLRLLARELEGVRVLHVNSTKEGGGVAEILHKMIPLLRDLGIEAGWEVITGSPAFYQCTKWMHNTLQGERTVITGELLDVYEKTNQEFAERMRGPLAEADIVFIHDPQPAAAIGHIPERKGRWVWRCHIDISRPQRTVWKYLRKHVVQYDSSIFSMQRFSQRLPHIQYLIPPSIDPLSEKNVDLSAREILEEISPFNLAPDIPLLLQVSRYDRFKDPIGVIEAYKMVRKLTPVQIVLAGGGASDDPEGEAVLEEVRRAAGEDPDIHVLQLPNDAHRTINALQRRADIIIQKSTKEGFGLTVTEGMWKGKPVIGGEVGGIRLQVMDHKTGFLVNSPEGAALRIRYLLHRPDVRLRMGCQAREFVRDNFLLTRHLRDYLALMVSLLKGKEQDPYLEIHVS, via the coding sequence TTGTCAAATCTTCTCGACAGATATGGAGAAACAGCAGGAAAGGACGTCATCAGGCAGCTTCGTCTTCTTGCCCGGGAACTGGAGGGGGTCCGGGTCCTCCACGTCAACTCCACCAAGGAGGGCGGGGGCGTAGCCGAGATCCTTCACAAGATGATCCCCCTGCTGCGGGACCTGGGGATCGAAGCCGGCTGGGAGGTCATCACCGGCAGCCCGGCCTTCTACCAGTGCACCAAGTGGATGCACAACACCCTCCAGGGTGAGAGGACGGTCATAACCGGGGAGCTACTCGACGTATACGAAAAAACCAACCAGGAGTTCGCCGAACGGATGCGCGGGCCCCTTGCCGAGGCCGACATTGTCTTCATCCACGACCCGCAGCCCGCCGCGGCCATCGGGCACATCCCCGAACGGAAGGGGCGCTGGGTCTGGAGGTGCCACATCGATATCAGCAGGCCCCAGCGTACGGTCTGGAAATATCTCCGAAAACACGTGGTCCAATACGATTCGAGCATCTTTTCCATGCAGCGGTTTTCCCAGAGGCTGCCCCACATCCAGTATCTGATCCCCCCGAGCATCGACCCGTTGAGCGAAAAAAACGTGGACCTGTCCGCCCGGGAGATACTGGAGGAGATCTCCCCCTTCAACCTGGCCCCGGACATCCCCCTGCTCCTCCAGGTATCCAGGTACGACCGGTTCAAGGACCCCATAGGGGTCATCGAGGCCTACAAGATGGTCAGAAAACTCACACCGGTGCAGATTGTTCTGGCAGGGGGAGGCGCCAGCGATGATCCCGAGGGGGAAGCTGTTCTCGAGGAGGTGCGCCGGGCCGCCGGGGAAGATCCCGATATCCACGTCCTCCAGCTACCCAACGACGCTCACCGGACCATCAACGCCCTTCAGCGGCGGGCCGACATCATCATCCAGAAGTCGACAAAGGAGGGGTTCGGGCTCACCGTGACCGAGGGGATGTGGAAGGGTAAGCCGGTCATCGGCGGTGAGGTCGGCGGTATCCGGCTGCAGGTCATGGACCATAAAACCGGGTTCCTGGTCAACTCTCCGGAAGGCGCGGCCCTGAGGATCCGATACCTTCTGCACCGCCCCGACGTGCGACTCCGGATGGGATGCCAGGCCAGGGAGTTCGTACGGGACAACTTCCTCCTTACCCGCCATCTCCGAGACTACCTCGCTCTGATGGTCAGCCTCCTCAAAGGCAAGGAACAAGACCCCTACCTTGAGATCCATGTCTCATAG
- a CDS encoding TRAP transporter TatT component family protein — protein sequence MRKTRGMVRGGKVLIPVFLLVVLVLSSCSFKKFAVNRMGDALAGGGSTYASDDNPELIRAATPFSLKLMESLLAESPGHRGLLLAAASGFTSYGYAFTEQDADEVEDADLLRAMELRRYARRLYLRARDYGLRGLETSHEGIRDELYREPERAVKKLVKKDVPLIYWTAASWGAAISLSKDDPDLIADLPQMEALIYRALELDEAYDNGAIHVFLIALESGSPGKGPEGQNLVRSHFERAVELSRGMMASPLVAMAENVSVATQDREEFTDLLNQALAIDADAIPEWRLSNLIMQRRAAWLLSRTDDLFLE from the coding sequence ATGCGCAAAACCAGAGGTATGGTGCGGGGAGGGAAGGTGCTTATCCCGGTATTTCTCCTTGTAGTCCTGGTCCTCTCCTCGTGCTCGTTTAAGAAGTTTGCCGTCAACCGGATGGGAGACGCCCTTGCAGGCGGCGGCAGCACCTACGCCAGCGATGACAATCCGGAGCTGATACGGGCGGCCACGCCCTTCAGCCTCAAACTCATGGAGAGCCTGCTGGCAGAGAGCCCCGGGCACCGCGGCCTGCTTCTGGCAGCTGCCAGCGGTTTCACCAGCTACGGCTACGCATTCACCGAACAGGATGCGGACGAAGTTGAGGATGCTGACCTCCTGCGCGCCATGGAGCTGCGCCGGTATGCCCGCCGCCTTTATCTCCGGGCCAGGGATTACGGCCTGCGGGGGCTCGAAACATCCCATGAGGGTATCCGTGACGAACTCTACCGTGAGCCGGAGAGGGCCGTTAAAAAACTTGTAAAGAAGGACGTGCCTCTCATCTACTGGACGGCCGCTTCATGGGGGGCGGCCATTTCCCTCTCCAAGGACGACCCGGACCTGATCGCCGACCTGCCCCAGATGGAAGCTCTCATATACCGTGCCCTGGAGCTGGACGAAGCTTACGACAACGGCGCCATTCATGTCTTTCTGATCGCCCTGGAGTCGGGCAGCCCCGGTAAAGGTCCGGAAGGGCAAAACCTGGTGCGGTCCCATTTCGAGAGGGCCGTTGAGCTCTCCAGGGGGATGATGGCGTCCCCCCTGGTGGCCATGGCGGAAAACGTTTCCGTGGCCACCCAGGACAGGGAGGAGTTCACGGATCTCCTGAACCAGGCGCTGGCCATCGATGCCGACGCCATACCGGAGTGGCGGCTGAGCAACCTGATCATGCAGCGCCGGGCAGCCTGGCTCCTCTCCCGGACAGACGACCTTTTCCTGGAATAG
- a CDS encoding glycogen/starch/alpha-glucan phosphorylase, whose amino-acid sequence MGRNRVNIPPPPVALDTVEAIRKVFTEKLYNHLGRFPEVATDNDRYLALAFTVRDRLHRRGMATGETYYRQRCRTACYLSAEYLPGPHLARNLLNLGLLDEARQAMADLGLSFDGIAKQEEEPGLGNGGLGRLAACFMESMATLQIPAIGYGIRYEFGIFDQAIRDGWQVELTDKWLGKGNPWEIARPEIQHEVPIEGYTEMFTDGNGNHRVRWVPAHVVKGVAYDTYIPGHLVNTANLLRLWKAEAAESFDFEAFNVGDYWRAVEDKIDSENITKILYPNDEPMRGKRLRLEQQFFFVSCSLQDMIRIFLQTGSDLGGFSGKYAVQLNDTHPAVAVANPALAALLDNVLGPGCVSDLARLEGLEPLAPDPSFQEEWRAVKRAGKEALAGEILRRTGIVVDPDALFDVHVKRIHEYKRQHLNILHVVALHQRLRRDPGDQAPPRVVIFSGRAAPGYRMAKLIIKLIHSVAERVNADPETKDRLKVVFLPDYNVKNAMPIFPAADLSQQISTAGMEASGTGNMKLALNGALTIGTLDGANVEIREAVRPENFFLFGLTAGEVEDLRGSGYRPRDHYQSDPMLREAVDLIASGEYSAGDNALFLPLTGSLLENDPFLVLEDFADYIRCQADVERAFNDRPGWSRKSILNVARIAPFSSDRAIAQYCRDIWKVEPETVQVEGKSRAKGQGLRV is encoded by the coding sequence ATGGGAAGGAACAGGGTCAACATACCGCCGCCGCCCGTCGCCTTGGACACCGTTGAGGCGATCAGGAAGGTCTTTACCGAGAAACTGTACAATCACCTGGGGCGGTTCCCCGAAGTGGCCACCGACAACGACAGGTATCTCGCCCTTGCCTTCACGGTCCGGGACAGGCTCCATCGACGCGGCATGGCCACCGGCGAGACCTATTACCGTCAACGCTGCCGCACCGCCTGCTACCTCTCCGCCGAGTACCTCCCCGGCCCCCATCTCGCCCGGAACCTTCTTAACCTCGGTCTGCTGGACGAGGCCCGCCAGGCCATGGCCGACCTGGGTCTTTCCTTCGACGGGATCGCCAAACAGGAGGAGGAACCGGGCCTCGGCAACGGGGGTCTCGGGCGGCTCGCGGCCTGCTTCATGGAGTCCATGGCGACCCTGCAGATCCCTGCCATCGGCTACGGCATCCGGTACGAGTTCGGCATCTTCGACCAGGCCATCCGGGACGGATGGCAGGTGGAACTGACGGACAAGTGGCTGGGCAAGGGAAACCCGTGGGAGATCGCCCGGCCCGAGATCCAGCACGAGGTTCCCATCGAGGGATACACGGAGATGTTCACCGACGGGAACGGGAACCACCGGGTCCGCTGGGTCCCGGCCCATGTCGTCAAGGGGGTCGCTTACGACACCTATATTCCCGGGCACCTGGTCAACACGGCCAACCTCCTGCGCCTGTGGAAGGCCGAGGCAGCGGAATCCTTCGATTTCGAGGCCTTCAACGTGGGGGACTACTGGCGGGCGGTGGAGGACAAGATCGACTCCGAGAACATCACGAAGATCCTGTACCCCAACGACGAACCGATGCGGGGAAAGCGGCTGCGGCTCGAACAACAGTTTTTCTTCGTCTCCTGCTCCCTCCAGGACATGATCCGGATCTTCCTGCAGACCGGCAGTGATCTCGGCGGTTTCTCCGGCAAGTACGCGGTGCAGCTCAACGACACCCACCCGGCCGTGGCCGTGGCCAACCCCGCACTGGCAGCCCTTCTGGACAATGTGCTGGGCCCCGGCTGCGTTTCGGATCTGGCAAGGCTGGAGGGCCTCGAACCCCTTGCCCCGGATCCTTCCTTCCAGGAGGAGTGGAGGGCGGTCAAGAGGGCCGGCAAGGAAGCCCTGGCCGGGGAGATCCTGCGCCGGACGGGGATCGTCGTGGATCCGGACGCCCTCTTCGACGTCCACGTCAAACGGATCCACGAGTACAAACGCCAGCACCTGAACATCCTCCACGTCGTGGCGCTCCACCAGCGGCTTCGCCGGGATCCCGGCGACCAGGCGCCGCCGCGGGTGGTGATCTTTTCGGGGAGGGCGGCCCCCGGATACCGGATGGCCAAGCTCATCATCAAGCTCATCCATTCCGTGGCCGAAAGGGTGAACGCCGATCCGGAAACGAAAGACCGGCTGAAGGTTGTGTTCCTTCCCGATTACAACGTGAAGAACGCCATGCCCATCTTCCCGGCGGCCGACCTCTCCCAGCAGATCTCGACCGCCGGCATGGAGGCTTCCGGAACGGGAAACATGAAGCTGGCGTTAAACGGGGCCCTCACCATCGGCACCCTCGACGGGGCCAACGTGGAGATCAGGGAAGCGGTCCGGCCGGAAAACTTTTTTCTCTTCGGTCTCACCGCCGGGGAGGTCGAGGATCTCAGGGGATCGGGTTACCGGCCCCGGGACCACTATCAGTCGGACCCGATGCTCCGGGAAGCGGTGGACCTTATCGCCTCCGGAGAGTATTCCGCGGGCGACAACGCCCTGTTCCTTCCGCTGACCGGTTCCCTCCTCGAGAACGATCCTTTCCTGGTCCTCGAGGACTTTGCCGACTACATCCGCTGCCAGGCGGACGTGGAACGGGCCTTCAACGACCGGCCCGGCTGGTCCCGGAAGTCCATCCTCAACGTGGCCCGCATCGCTCCCTTTTCCTCGGACAGGGCCATCGCCCAGTACTGCCGGGACATCTGGAAGGTTGAGCCCGAGACGGTGCAGGTGGAGGGGAAGAGCAGGGCGAAGGGGCAGGGTCTAAGAGTCTAG
- a CDS encoding DUF5752 family protein produces the protein MAIKTDAPEKQLQESFQVFDCAPVFIATGVRAFTLRELIESLRVVHLWSIQHHFWGRLLRPAVEEPEYSNDFAAWTGRELRDKVLAERLSVIYPSDYTDIEELRGEIIDVIENRLDEDLTSHTATAPQPFHFLRSQLVVFDTGIRIREPSELPDAIKRMSEGSIFYHFIEARRRTVKGRDDFSAWLELNPGDYHQLCAGLTAIDPYFSSLGEIRERLENLLRQGCPQA, from the coding sequence ATGGCTATAAAAACCGACGCACCCGAGAAACAGCTTCAGGAAAGCTTCCAGGTGTTCGACTGCGCCCCGGTCTTCATCGCCACAGGGGTGCGGGCTTTCACCCTCCGGGAACTGATCGAGAGCCTGCGGGTCGTCCACCTCTGGAGTATCCAGCACCACTTCTGGGGGCGACTGCTCAGGCCGGCTGTCGAGGAACCGGAGTACAGCAACGATTTCGCCGCCTGGACGGGCAGGGAACTGAGGGACAAGGTGCTCGCGGAGCGACTGAGCGTCATTTACCCCTCGGACTACACCGACATCGAGGAACTTCGGGGGGAGATCATCGACGTCATCGAGAACCGCCTTGACGAGGACCTCACATCCCACACCGCCACGGCACCCCAGCCCTTCCACTTCCTCCGCTCCCAGCTGGTTGTTTTCGACACCGGGATCAGGATCAGGGAGCCTTCCGAACTCCCCGACGCGATCAAGAGGATGTCGGAGGGGAGCATCTTTTACCACTTCATCGAAGCCCGCAGGCGGACTGTGAAGGGCCGCGACGATTTCTCGGCCTGGCTCGAGTTGAACCCAGGTGACTACCATCAGCTCTGCGCGGGCCTGACAGCCATCGACCCCTACTTCTCCTCACTCGGGGAGATACGTGAGCGCCTCGAAAACCTGTTAAGGCAGGGCTGTCCCCAGGCCTGA
- a CDS encoding TRAP transporter large permease subunit, with protein MRDLPPDSPGASEERGLAGFPRFWKRGENLLVGIALAAMVLIPLAEIVLRAVFNVGISASTSLVQHLTLVVSMLGGAIAARENRLLSLSAATDYLKGPYRSAARIYSGGFALAVTAVLCAAGLRFIGSERLGGKILAYGIPVWFVQLVIPAGFALIAFHILRHGADRWPGRLLVALIAGMIVMAGLLQPLSPAVLVPLALAALVLATALGSPVFVLLGGAAVILFWGAELPLASIPLDQYRLVTNPSLPALPLFTLAGYFLAEGGAPRRLIRLFQVGLGGLRGGPAIITAVVCAFFTSFTGASGVTILALGGLLLPILTASGCSERSALGLLTGSGSLGLLFPPCLPLILYAIVAKISLEEIFLAGILPGVLLVVMTAWWGARQCPKVESTGKRFDPEEVGRALWDAKWEMLLPVVALGSLYSGLATPVEAAAMTALYAFLTQTLFHRDLKLPGDITRVLTECGLLIGGVLLILSVAMGFTNYLVDAQVPSRVLDLVTGTIESPLVFLLLLNVFLIIVGALMDIYSAIVVVVPLIVPLGAAFGIDPVHLGIIFLANLELGYLTPPVGMNLFLSSYRFDKSLQEVYRSILPILLVLLVGVLMITYFPPLTTFLPRLFLR; from the coding sequence ATGAGAGATTTGCCGCCGGACAGCCCCGGGGCATCGGAGGAAAGGGGCCTGGCTGGCTTCCCCCGATTCTGGAAACGGGGGGAGAACCTCCTGGTCGGCATCGCCCTTGCGGCCATGGTTCTGATACCCCTGGCCGAGATCGTCCTTCGGGCGGTCTTTAATGTGGGCATCTCGGCTTCCACCTCCCTGGTTCAGCACCTGACCCTGGTGGTGTCCATGCTGGGAGGGGCCATCGCCGCCCGGGAAAACCGTCTCCTCTCCCTTTCGGCGGCAACCGATTATCTCAAGGGTCCTTACCGATCCGCCGCCCGGATCTACAGCGGCGGCTTTGCCCTGGCTGTCACCGCTGTGCTTTGCGCGGCCGGCCTCCGGTTCATCGGATCGGAGCGGCTGGGCGGAAAGATACTGGCCTACGGCATCCCGGTGTGGTTCGTGCAGCTTGTCATCCCCGCGGGTTTTGCCCTGATAGCTTTTCACATCCTCCGCCACGGGGCTGATCGGTGGCCCGGGCGGCTCCTGGTCGCCCTGATCGCCGGGATGATCGTCATGGCGGGCCTTCTGCAGCCCCTCTCCCCGGCCGTGCTTGTCCCCCTTGCCCTGGCCGCTCTCGTTCTGGCCACCGCCCTGGGATCCCCCGTCTTCGTCCTCCTCGGGGGGGCGGCTGTCATCCTCTTCTGGGGGGCGGAGCTGCCCCTCGCCTCCATTCCCCTTGACCAGTATCGCCTGGTCACGAACCCATCCCTTCCGGCCCTCCCTCTCTTCACACTGGCCGGCTATTTTCTGGCGGAAGGGGGCGCACCGCGGAGGCTTATCAGGCTGTTTCAGGTGGGTCTGGGCGGTCTCAGGGGCGGGCCGGCAATCATTACCGCCGTAGTCTGCGCTTTTTTCACCTCGTTCACCGGTGCGTCAGGGGTGACTATCCTGGCCCTGGGTGGGCTTCTCCTGCCGATACTGACAGCGTCCGGCTGCTCCGAGCGATCGGCCCTCGGACTGCTCACCGGTTCCGGGTCCCTGGGTCTCCTCTTCCCTCCCTGCCTCCCCCTGATCCTTTACGCCATCGTCGCGAAAATCTCACTGGAAGAGATCTTTCTGGCCGGAATCCTCCCCGGGGTGCTGCTGGTGGTCATGACCGCCTGGTGGGGTGCCCGGCAATGCCCGAAGGTCGAATCGACCGGGAAGAGGTTCGATCCCGAAGAGGTGGGGCGGGCCCTCTGGGATGCCAAGTGGGAAATGCTCCTGCCGGTGGTCGCCCTCGGGTCGCTTTACAGCGGCCTGGCCACCCCGGTGGAGGCGGCGGCCATGACCGCCCTTTATGCCTTCCTGACGCAGACCCTTTTTCACCGGGATCTGAAGCTGCCTGGTGATATAACCCGGGTGCTGACCGAGTGCGGGCTGCTAATAGGCGGTGTCCTTCTCATCCTGAGCGTTGCCATGGGTTTTACCAACTACCTGGTCGATGCCCAGGTCCCTTCCCGGGTGCTGGATCTGGTAACCGGTACCATCGAGTCTCCCCTGGTGTTCCTGCTCCTTCTGAACGTTTTCCTGATCATCGTAGGCGCTCTGATGGACATCTACTCTGCCATTGTTGTGGTGGTGCCTCTTATCGTCCCACTGGGTGCGGCTTTCGGGATCGATCCGGTCCATCTGGGGATCATTTTCCTTGCCAACCTCGAGCTGGGCTACCTCACTCCTCCGGTGGGGATGAACCTTTTTCTCTCCTCCTACCGGTTCGACAAATCGCTGCAGGAGGTCTACCGGTCGATCCTGCCCATACTTCTCGTCCTTCTGGTCGGGGTGCTCATGATAACCTATTTCCCGCCCCTGACGACCTTCCTCCCCAGACTCTTCCTCCGCTGA
- the dctP gene encoding TRAP transporter substrate-binding protein DctP — protein MKNESKGRQPIFGLVTVLVTVLVLAGAGRDGKLGTARAAAGKPPDIRMATLAPKGSSFHRSLQMMGRKWRQSPGGGVTLTIYTDGTMGGETDVIRRMRIGQLQAAMLTIVGLSEIDESINVLEYMPMMFESLEEMEHVLELLRPTLEKKMLDKGFVTLFWGDAGWIRFFTNEPAKYPEDLKKMKIFAWAGDTQQFDLMKAAGYHPVPLETSDILTGLQTGMIDAVPSTPHYALAGQFYRQAKYMLRVNWAPLLGATVVTKKAWDSLDAGVRELLLEAAAEAGREIKTQSRLEADESVEAMKKRGLVVQEVGPEIEARWRAAAEDIYPKIRGSMVPEEIFDEVQRIIRESRSSDRKEPR, from the coding sequence ATGAAGAACGAATCGAAAGGGAGACAGCCGATATTCGGGCTCGTAACGGTCCTGGTGACGGTCCTGGTTTTGGCAGGAGCCGGGCGGGACGGGAAGCTGGGCACCGCCCGGGCCGCGGCGGGAAAACCCCCTGATATCCGTATGGCCACCCTTGCCCCCAAAGGCTCATCTTTTCACCGGAGCCTTCAGATGATGGGCCGGAAGTGGCGGCAGTCCCCCGGGGGAGGAGTAACCCTTACGATCTACACCGACGGGACCATGGGCGGTGAGACGGACGTGATCCGGAGGATGCGTATCGGCCAGCTCCAGGCCGCCATGTTGACCATCGTCGGGCTGTCGGAGATAGACGAATCCATAAACGTCCTCGAATACATGCCGATGATGTTTGAATCCCTCGAGGAGATGGAGCATGTACTGGAGCTGCTGCGCCCGACACTCGAGAAGAAGATGCTGGACAAGGGTTTCGTGACCCTCTTTTGGGGTGATGCCGGCTGGATTAGGTTTTTCACCAACGAACCGGCAAAATATCCAGAAGACCTGAAGAAAATGAAGATCTTCGCATGGGCAGGGGATACCCAGCAGTTCGACCTGATGAAGGCCGCCGGCTATCATCCGGTCCCCCTGGAGACAAGCGACATCCTGACCGGTCTTCAGACCGGCATGATCGATGCCGTTCCGTCAACTCCCCACTACGCCCTGGCTGGTCAGTTCTACCGGCAGGCCAAATACATGCTTAGGGTCAACTGGGCTCCTCTCCTGGGAGCAACTGTCGTTACAAAAAAGGCCTGGGACAGTCTTGACGCGGGCGTCCGGGAACTCCTCCTGGAGGCGGCGGCCGAGGCGGGCAGGGAGATAAAAACCCAGAGCCGGCTGGAGGCGGACGAGTCGGTCGAGGCCATGAAGAAACGAGGCCTCGTGGTTCAGGAAGTCGGCCCGGAAATAGAGGCACGCTGGAGAGCGGCCGCCGAGGATATCTACCCGAAGATCCGCGGGTCAATGGTTCCCGAGGAGATCTTCGACGAGGTGCAGCGGATCATAAGGGAGTCTCGATCATCTGACCGGAAAGAACCCCGATGA
- a CDS encoding PfkB family carbohydrate kinase yields the protein MKPILLISASDSSSAAGMQVDLRVAQELGFPARCAVTALTVQGDAGVMRIDPADPDAVGLAIRTALSDEPGIAAVKVGLVPESRIVWSIASALSEGAAGIPVVVDPVIRSTSGSQMADNRSGIALCDRIVPLGAILTPNRDELAALSKAAGAGTNERKLQAMALIDIGAGAILVTGGDSGEDPCVDLLFSRSGDEPARFSHPRVGGQTPRGTGCALSTALAAFLASGMELEEAVGRAVEYVHGKIQRSVFIGKQRMLFGGGGRF from the coding sequence ATGAAACCTATCTTATTGATCTCAGCTTCAGACAGCAGTTCTGCAGCAGGAATGCAGGTGGACCTGAGGGTGGCCCAGGAACTGGGTTTCCCGGCCCGGTGCGCTGTTACGGCACTGACGGTCCAGGGTGACGCCGGAGTCATGCGTATCGACCCGGCCGATCCCGATGCCGTGGGATTGGCGATCCGGACGGCATTGAGCGATGAACCGGGTATCGCGGCCGTCAAGGTCGGCCTCGTTCCGGAGTCCCGCATCGTCTGGTCCATCGCCTCGGCCCTGTCGGAAGGGGCTGCCGGCATCCCCGTTGTCGTGGACCCTGTTATCCGGTCCACCTCCGGGTCACAGATGGCCGACAACCGGTCGGGCATCGCCTTATGTGACCGCATTGTCCCCCTTGGTGCTATTCTCACACCCAACAGGGATGAACTGGCAGCGCTATCCAAAGCGGCAGGGGCCGGCACCAATGAAAGGAAATTGCAGGCGATGGCCCTGATCGACATAGGGGCGGGCGCCATCCTGGTTACGGGCGGGGACAGCGGGGAGGATCCATGCGTGGATCTCCTTTTCAGCCGTAGCGGGGATGAACCGGCCCGCTTTTCCCACCCCAGGGTAGGCGGTCAGACACCCCGCGGCACCGGATGCGCCCTTTCAACGGCGCTGGCAGCCTTCCTCGCAAGCGGCATGGAACTGGAAGAAGCCGTGGGACGTGCCGTTGAATATGTCCATGGTAAGATCCAGCGATCGGTATTTATCGGAAAGCAGAGGATGTTGTTCGGGGGTGGGGGAAGGTTCTAG